In the genome of Pigmentiphaga litoralis, one region contains:
- a CDS encoding ABC transporter substrate-binding protein produces the protein MTFPLQKLAGILALSLTASFAHAADPIKIGVSGPFTGGSSSMGVSMRDGVRLATTEINKAGGVMGRQLQLVERDDEAKNERGVQIAQEMINKEQVVAMLGYINTGVALASQRFFQDAKIPVINNVATGSVITHQFKKPEHPDNYVFRNAAHDTIQAPMIVEEAVTKRGFKKVAILADSTNYGQLGREDLEKALTAKGMKPVAVEKFNIKDVDMTAQLLKAKSAGAEAVLTYGIGPELAQIANGMTKLGWKVPLIGSWTLSMANYIDNSGTNGEGARMPQTFIQEPNTPKRKAFIDNYLKTFKPKNNRIDSPVSAAQGYDSVYLLAAAINQAKSTDGVKLREALENLQTPVEGVVMTYDKPFSHDDHDAITANLTVIGEVKGGRVVYAYDTDMKSGATARKKESTALAK, from the coding sequence ATGACTTTCCCATTACAAAAACTCGCCGGCATCCTCGCTCTGTCGTTGACCGCCTCGTTCGCCCACGCTGCCGACCCGATCAAGATCGGCGTGTCGGGGCCCTTCACAGGGGGCTCGTCGTCCATGGGCGTCAGCATGCGTGATGGCGTCCGGCTGGCAACGACCGAGATCAACAAGGCCGGTGGCGTCATGGGGCGTCAACTGCAATTGGTCGAACGCGACGACGAAGCCAAGAACGAACGCGGCGTGCAGATCGCGCAGGAAATGATCAACAAGGAACAGGTCGTGGCCATGCTGGGCTACATCAACACCGGCGTTGCCCTGGCCTCGCAGCGCTTCTTCCAGGACGCCAAGATTCCAGTGATCAACAACGTGGCGACCGGCAGCGTGATCACGCACCAGTTCAAGAAGCCCGAGCATCCCGACAACTACGTGTTCCGCAACGCCGCGCATGACACGATCCAGGCGCCCATGATCGTCGAAGAAGCGGTCACCAAGCGCGGCTTCAAGAAGGTCGCGATCCTGGCCGACTCCACCAACTACGGCCAGCTGGGCCGCGAAGACCTGGAAAAAGCCCTGACCGCCAAAGGCATGAAGCCGGTCGCCGTCGAAAAATTCAATATCAAGGACGTGGACATGACCGCGCAACTGCTCAAGGCCAAATCGGCCGGAGCGGAAGCGGTGCTGACCTACGGCATCGGCCCTGAACTGGCGCAGATCGCCAACGGCATGACCAAGCTGGGCTGGAAGGTGCCGCTGATCGGCAGCTGGACCCTGTCGATGGCCAACTACATCGACAACTCGGGCACCAACGGCGAAGGCGCGCGCATGCCGCAAACCTTCATCCAGGAACCGAACACCCCGAAGCGCAAGGCCTTCATCGACAACTACCTGAAGACCTTCAAGCCCAAGAACAACCGGATCGACTCGCCGGTGTCGGCCGCGCAGGGGTATGACTCGGTCTATCTGCTGGCGGCCGCGATCAACCAGGCCAAGAGCACCGACGGCGTGAAGCTGCGCGAAGCACTCGAAAACCTGCAGACCCCGGTGGAAGGCGTCGTGATGACCTACGACAAGCCGTTCTCGCACGACGACCATGACGCCATCACGGCCAACCTGACCGTGATCGGCGAAGTGAAAGGCGGACGCGTCGTCTATGCCTATGACACCGACATGAAGTCGGGCGCCACGGCGCGCAAAAAAGAAAGCACCGCCCTGGCCAAATAA
- a CDS encoding alpha-hydroxy acid oxidase, translated as MQAITHVGDLRAMAKRRVARAIFDYVDSGSYDEVTLHANCNDLAALRLRQRVMVDVSSRNLASTMLGQRVSMPVGLAPTGLTGIMHGDGEILAARAAERAGVPFCLSTMSICSIEDVRDAVTQPFWFQLYVMRDRAFSQSLIERAIAANCSALVLTLDLQIQGQRHRDIKNGLAVPPRLTLANALDIATKPSWAWGVMMGKRKSFGNLEAQLAKAGNLKTLSEWIAGQFDPSLNWNDVAWVRRLWPGKLILKGVLNVEDARLAADSGADAIVVSNHGGRQLDGAPSSIAALPSIAAAVGDRVEIMFDGGIRSGQDVLRALALGAKSCLIGRAFLYGLGALGEAGVTATLDIIRKELDVAMALTGTRDVRDVTSDVLWNDTRTAA; from the coding sequence ATGCAGGCAATCACGCATGTCGGGGATCTGCGAGCAATGGCAAAGCGCCGGGTGGCGCGCGCCATCTTCGATTACGTCGACAGCGGTTCGTACGATGAAGTCACGCTGCACGCCAACTGCAATGACCTGGCGGCGCTGCGTCTGCGCCAGCGCGTCATGGTCGACGTCTCCTCGCGCAATCTTGCAAGCACCATGCTCGGCCAGCGCGTCAGCATGCCCGTGGGTCTTGCACCTACGGGGCTGACCGGCATCATGCATGGCGATGGCGAAATCCTGGCTGCCCGCGCGGCGGAACGCGCCGGTGTGCCCTTCTGCCTCAGCACCATGTCGATCTGCTCGATCGAAGACGTACGCGACGCCGTCACCCAGCCCTTCTGGTTCCAGCTGTACGTGATGCGCGACCGCGCATTTTCGCAGTCGCTGATCGAACGCGCCATTGCGGCCAATTGTTCCGCGCTCGTGCTGACACTCGATCTGCAGATCCAGGGGCAGCGGCACCGCGACATCAAGAATGGCCTGGCCGTGCCGCCGCGCCTGACGCTCGCCAATGCGCTCGATATCGCGACCAAGCCGTCATGGGCCTGGGGCGTGATGATGGGCAAACGCAAAAGCTTTGGCAACCTGGAAGCGCAGCTGGCCAAGGCCGGCAACCTCAAGACCCTGTCCGAATGGATCGCGGGCCAGTTCGACCCGTCGTTGAACTGGAACGACGTCGCTTGGGTGCGGCGCCTGTGGCCGGGCAAGCTCATTCTGAAAGGCGTGCTGAACGTCGAAGACGCGCGCCTGGCGGCCGACAGCGGCGCCGACGCCATCGTGGTGTCCAACCATGGCGGGCGCCAGCTCGATGGCGCGCCTTCTTCCATCGCCGCCCTGCCGTCGATCGCGGCCGCGGTGGGCGACCGGGTCGAGATCATGTTCGATGGCGGCATCCGCTCGGGCCAGGACGTGCTGCGCGCGCTGGCGCTGGGCGCCAAGTCCTGCCTGATCGGACGCGCCTTCCTGTATGGCCTGGGCGCGCTCGGCGAAGCCGGCGTGACGGCCACCCTCGACATCATTCGCAAGGAACTGGACGTGGCCATGGCGCTGACCGGCACCCGCGACGTGCGCGACGTGACGAGCGACGTGCTCTGGAACGACACCCGCACGGCGGCCTGA
- a CDS encoding LysR substrate-binding domain-containing protein → MHSPTGKDVRLPPLAGIQAFEAAARLGSFERASEALCITASAVGKRVVALEAQLGVSLFVRRGRGLDLSLAGKEYLEQVRSALELLSNASLHQRVVRRREPLRIVSTPTFARQILVPHLAGFTERHPDVEIELLLSIPYLEMGPPYADLQIRFGTGSFTGLISQRLTHDPVFPVCSPAYLAAHPGLRSPADIRQATLLRCPLEPWRPWLMAAGVNDSSEPEGGVRMFDLGMMLEAARAGMGVGLARDCLVRQWLDEGKLVRLFDITVPSTSDYYLCRDASQPFDEVVDLFATWLTALTRNGQTSTY, encoded by the coding sequence ATGCATAGTCCGACCGGGAAAGATGTCCGGCTTCCGCCCCTTGCCGGCATCCAGGCCTTCGAGGCGGCGGCCCGCCTGGGATCGTTCGAGCGGGCCAGCGAAGCGTTATGCATTACGGCCAGTGCAGTGGGCAAGCGGGTGGTCGCCCTGGAAGCGCAACTGGGCGTCAGCCTGTTCGTGCGCCGGGGCCGCGGGCTGGACCTGAGCCTGGCCGGCAAGGAATATCTGGAGCAGGTCCGCAGCGCCCTTGAACTGCTGTCCAACGCGTCGCTGCATCAACGCGTCGTGCGCCGCCGCGAACCGCTGCGGATCGTGTCCACTCCCACGTTCGCGCGGCAGATCCTGGTGCCCCATCTGGCGGGCTTTACCGAGCGGCATCCCGATGTCGAAATCGAGCTGCTGCTGTCCATCCCCTATCTTGAAATGGGACCGCCCTATGCGGACCTGCAGATCCGTTTCGGCACCGGCAGCTTTACCGGCCTGATCTCGCAGCGCCTGACGCACGACCCGGTGTTTCCGGTGTGTTCGCCCGCGTATCTGGCGGCGCACCCGGGCCTGCGCAGTCCGGCGGACATCCGCCAGGCCACCTTGCTGCGCTGCCCCCTGGAACCGTGGCGGCCCTGGCTGATGGCCGCAGGCGTGAACGACAGTTCCGAACCCGAAGGCGGCGTGCGCATGTTTGATCTGGGCATGATGCTGGAAGCGGCGCGCGCCGGCATGGGCGTCGGCCTGGCCCGCGACTGCCTGGTGCGGCAATGGCTGGACGAAGGCAAGCTGGTCCGCCTGTTCGACATTACGGTGCCTTCGACATCCGACTACTACCTGTGCCGCGATGCCTCCCAACCCTTTGACGAGGTCGTCGATCTGTTCGCCACCTGGCTGACCGCGTTAACCCGGAACGGGCAAACCAGCACGTACTAA
- a CDS encoding M16 family metallopeptidase, translating into MSASSPRHLASRHLASLTLLRLAAAAVVVPAAAFTAPSVLAAQSGPALPKGMTRVTSVEGITEYRLQNGLRVLLAPDASKPTTTVNMTYMVGSRHENYGETGMAHLLEHMLFKGTPTLRNALGEFSRRGLRANGSTWTDRTNYFASFAANEDNLEWYLGWQADAMVNSLIARKDLDTEMTVVRNEMESGENNPFRILMSKMNAVAYQWHNYGKSTIGARSDVENVDISRLQAFYRTYYQPDNAVLIVSGAFDPAKTLTSISRTFGKLPKPKRALPPLYTVEPVQDGERSITLRRTGGTPLVAALYHVPQGSHPDATAVDLLSGILGDNPSGRLYKNLVESRLAAATFGFTFDSHDPGTVMFGAQLASPAQQDAAREAMLKTLESIKTEPITEEELERARTKWLKDWDAAYSDPQKVGVSLSESIAIGDWRTFFLARDRVRAIKLADVQRVAESYLLQSNRTLGAYVPTDAPQRAPAPKAFDLDKELNGYTGDKDYAQAEAFDPTPANLDARTQRKTLDLPNGPVQLALLEKSTRGRVVNARLSLQFGDADSLKGKMDVSRAVSALVYRGTPTLTRQQIDDKFDALRTDVSFAGSGTDLSVNITTTRDNLAPAVALVMDILRNASFPEAQLDEYQRGELASIEDDRQEPDEVARRTLARHGNPWPAGDVRYVQTFEEKAAAINGLKREDLVAFYNQFYGAGKVRFVAVGDFDGKAVEQSLTKGLEGWKTAPSYTRVSDPFHPVEPKQFDLPLPDKANAFYAATMPMPVQDTNADYPALYVANYLLGTSETSRLWTRVREKEGLSYNVRSALNVSLYEPTADWTVYAIYAPSNRAKLETAIKEELARAAKDGFTDAEVKDGIASIMSLRKLTRAQDRAVVRTWAEYLELGRTFAFSADLDRKMQALTTDQVNTVLRKYLKPEAFSSAAAGDFRAK; encoded by the coding sequence ATGAGTGCATCGTCACCGCGTCATCTTGCTTCCCGCCACCTGGCTTCGTTAACCCTGCTTCGGCTGGCTGCCGCGGCCGTGGTCGTGCCTGCCGCCGCGTTTACCGCGCCCAGCGTGCTGGCCGCCCAGTCCGGGCCGGCGCTGCCCAAGGGCATGACGCGCGTGACGTCGGTCGAAGGCATTACCGAATACCGCTTGCAGAATGGCCTGCGCGTGCTGCTGGCGCCCGATGCATCCAAGCCGACCACCACGGTGAACATGACCTATATGGTGGGCTCGCGCCACGAGAACTACGGCGAGACCGGCATGGCCCACCTGCTGGAGCACATGCTGTTCAAGGGCACCCCCACGCTGCGCAACGCGCTGGGTGAATTTTCGCGCCGCGGCCTGCGCGCCAACGGCAGCACCTGGACCGACCGCACCAATTACTTCGCCAGCTTTGCCGCGAATGAAGACAACCTGGAGTGGTATCTGGGCTGGCAAGCCGACGCCATGGTCAATTCGCTGATTGCGCGCAAGGACCTGGACACCGAAATGACGGTGGTCCGCAACGAAATGGAAAGCGGCGAGAACAATCCTTTCCGCATTCTCATGAGCAAGATGAACGCCGTGGCCTACCAGTGGCACAACTACGGCAAGTCGACCATCGGCGCCCGGTCCGATGTCGAGAACGTCGACATCAGCCGCCTGCAGGCGTTCTATCGCACCTACTACCAGCCAGACAACGCCGTGCTGATCGTGTCGGGCGCGTTCGACCCGGCCAAGACGCTGACATCGATCTCGCGCACCTTCGGCAAGCTGCCCAAGCCCAAACGCGCCCTGCCCCCGCTTTACACCGTTGAACCGGTACAGGACGGCGAACGCAGCATCACCCTGCGCCGCACGGGCGGCACACCGCTGGTGGCCGCGCTCTACCACGTGCCGCAGGGCAGCCATCCGGACGCCACCGCCGTCGACCTGTTGTCGGGCATCCTGGGCGACAACCCGTCGGGCCGTCTGTACAAGAACCTGGTGGAATCGCGCCTGGCCGCCGCCACCTTTGGCTTTACGTTCGACTCGCACGATCCCGGCACCGTCATGTTCGGCGCGCAGCTGGCCAGCCCCGCGCAGCAGGATGCCGCGCGCGAAGCCATGCTCAAGACGCTGGAGTCGATCAAGACCGAACCCATCACCGAAGAAGAACTGGAACGCGCGCGCACCAAGTGGCTGAAGGACTGGGACGCCGCCTACAGCGATCCGCAAAAGGTGGGCGTGTCCCTGTCGGAATCGATCGCGATCGGCGACTGGCGCACCTTCTTCCTGGCTCGCGACCGCGTCCGCGCGATCAAGCTTGCCGACGTGCAGCGCGTGGCCGAAAGCTATCTGCTGCAATCGAATCGGACGCTGGGCGCCTATGTGCCGACCGACGCGCCGCAGCGCGCGCCGGCACCGAAGGCCTTCGATCTGGATAAGGAATTGAACGGATATACCGGTGACAAGGACTACGCGCAGGCCGAGGCCTTTGACCCGACGCCGGCCAACCTGGATGCGCGCACGCAGCGCAAGACGCTGGACCTGCCGAACGGTCCGGTGCAACTGGCCTTGCTGGAAAAGTCCACGCGTGGACGCGTTGTCAACGCACGGCTGTCGCTGCAGTTCGGCGACGCCGACAGCCTGAAAGGGAAGATGGACGTCTCGCGCGCCGTGTCGGCGCTGGTGTATCGCGGCACGCCGACCCTGACGCGCCAGCAGATCGACGACAAGTTCGATGCCCTGCGCACCGACGTCAGCTTTGCTGGCAGCGGTACCGACCTGAGCGTGAACATCACCACCACGCGTGACAACCTGGCGCCTGCCGTGGCACTGGTCATGGACATCCTGCGCAACGCCAGTTTCCCGGAAGCGCAGCTGGACGAATACCAGCGCGGCGAACTGGCATCGATCGAAGACGACCGCCAGGAACCCGACGAAGTCGCGCGCCGCACGCTGGCCCGTCACGGCAATCCGTGGCCGGCGGGTGACGTGCGCTATGTGCAGACCTTCGAAGAAAAAGCGGCGGCCATCAACGGCCTGAAGCGCGAGGATCTGGTTGCGTTCTACAACCAGTTCTACGGCGCCGGAAAAGTTCGCTTCGTGGCAGTGGGCGACTTCGATGGCAAGGCGGTCGAACAGTCATTGACCAAGGGCCTGGAAGGCTGGAAGACCGCGCCGTCCTACACCCGCGTGTCGGACCCGTTCCACCCTGTCGAGCCCAAGCAGTTCGACCTGCCGCTGCCCGACAAGGCCAATGCCTTCTACGCCGCCACGATGCCCATGCCGGTGCAGGACACCAACGCCGACTATCCGGCGCTGTATGTCGCCAACTACCTGCTGGGCACGTCCGAAACGTCACGGCTCTGGACTCGCGTGCGCGAAAAGGAAGGCCTGTCTTACAACGTGCGCAGCGCATTGAATGTCTCGTTGTATGAACCGACGGCCGACTGGACCGTGTACGCCATCTACGCGCCAAGCAATCGCGCCAAGCTCGAAACCGCCATCAAGGAAGAACTGGCGCGCGCGGCCAAGGACGGCTTTACCGACGCGGAAGTCAAGGACGGCATTGCGTCGATCATGAGTCTGCGCAAGCTGACCCGGGCGCAGGACCGCGCCGTGGTCCGCACCTGGGCCGAGTACCTGGAACTGGGCCGCACGTTTGCGTTCTCGGCCGACCTGGACCGCAAGATGCAGGCGCTGACGACCGACCAGGTCAATACCGTCCTGCGGAAATACCTCAAGCCGGAAGCCTTCAGTTCGGCGGCGGCGGGAGATTTCCGGGCCAAGTAG
- a CDS encoding vWA domain-containing protein, which translates to MLIDFFYHLRKHQLPVSIREFLSLLEALKAQVIPPSLDEFYLLARIVLVKDESLFDRYDLAFASYTRAIDAAFPPGKDIPLEWMLRNLARDLSPEDKAAIEKLGWDKLMEEFQKRLKEQKERHEGGSKWIGTGGTSPFGSGGYHPEGIRIGDESSGNRTAVKAWDQRSYKDYDDTVEIGTRNIKVALRRLRRFARQGADMELDLDDTIRQTARNAGYLDIRMVPERHNAVKVLMLLDVGGTMDGHIARIEELFSAARSEFKHLEVYYFHNCLYDFVWRDNRRRHAERIPTWDVLRTYNADWRVIFVGDATMSPYEILQPGGSVEFNNPEAGAVWLQRVASAFPKSIWLNPEPESLWPYRQSIDIIRKLMQNRMFGVTLGGLEQAMRLLSK; encoded by the coding sequence ATGCTGATCGACTTTTTCTACCACCTGCGCAAGCACCAATTGCCGGTGTCGATACGCGAATTCCTGAGCCTCCTTGAAGCGCTCAAGGCCCAGGTGATTCCGCCGTCGCTGGACGAGTTCTACCTGCTTGCGCGCATCGTGCTGGTCAAGGACGAAAGCCTGTTCGACCGGTATGACCTGGCCTTTGCCAGCTACACCCGCGCGATCGACGCCGCCTTTCCGCCGGGCAAGGACATTCCGCTGGAATGGATGCTGCGCAACCTGGCGCGCGACCTGTCGCCCGAAGACAAGGCCGCCATCGAAAAGCTGGGCTGGGACAAGCTGATGGAAGAATTCCAGAAGCGGCTGAAAGAACAGAAGGAACGCCACGAAGGCGGCAGCAAGTGGATAGGCACGGGCGGCACATCGCCGTTTGGCAGCGGCGGGTATCACCCCGAGGGCATCCGCATTGGCGACGAATCGTCGGGCAATCGCACGGCAGTCAAGGCCTGGGATCAGCGCAGCTACAAGGACTACGACGACACCGTCGAAATCGGCACGCGCAACATCAAGGTGGCGCTGCGCCGGCTGCGGCGCTTTGCGCGCCAGGGCGCCGACATGGAACTGGACCTGGATGACACCATCCGCCAGACCGCCCGCAACGCCGGCTACCTGGACATCCGCATGGTGCCCGAGCGGCACAATGCCGTGAAGGTGCTGATGCTCCTGGATGTGGGCGGCACCATGGACGGCCACATTGCGCGGATCGAAGAACTGTTTTCGGCAGCGCGCAGCGAATTCAAGCACCTGGAAGTCTATTACTTCCACAACTGCCTGTACGACTTCGTGTGGCGCGACAACCGGCGACGCCATGCCGAACGCATTCCCACCTGGGACGTGCTGCGGACCTATAACGCGGACTGGCGGGTGATCTTCGTGGGCGACGCCACCATGAGTCCCTACGAAATCCTGCAACCGGGCGGCTCGGTCGAATTCAACAATCCCGAAGCGGGCGCCGTGTGGCTGCAGCGGGTGGCGTCCGCGTTTCCCAAAAGCATCTGGCTCAATCCGGAACCGGAAAGCCTGTGGCCGTATCGGCAATCGATCGACATCATCCGCAAGCTGATGCAGAACCGCATGTTCGGTGTGACACTGGGCGGTCTTGAACAGGCCATGCGCCTGCTGTCGAAATGA
- a CDS encoding AAA family ATPase produces the protein MPDQTPQKADAPTPRFAGTDSYVATQDLTLAVNAALTLQRPLLIKGEPGTGKTMLAEEVARALDRPLLQWHIKSTTKAHQGLYEYDAVSRLRDSQLGDERVRVIDNYIVRGVLWQAFTADEPVVLLIDEIDKADIEFPNDLLRELDRMEFFVYETQQMVRAVHRPLVIITSNNEKDLPDAFLRRCFFHYIRFPDEATMQAIVDVHFPGLKKSLLEAALATFYQLRDVPGLKKKPSTSELLDWLKLLLAEDIPPEALRSQDRDAIVPPLHGALLKNEQDVHLFERLVAMARSGRRG, from the coding sequence ATGCCTGACCAGACGCCGCAGAAAGCCGACGCCCCTACCCCCCGTTTTGCCGGCACCGACAGTTATGTCGCCACGCAAGACCTGACCCTGGCGGTCAATGCGGCGCTGACGCTGCAGCGCCCGCTGCTGATCAAGGGCGAGCCCGGCACGGGTAAGACGATGCTGGCCGAAGAGGTGGCGCGCGCATTGGACCGGCCGCTGTTGCAGTGGCACATCAAATCGACCACCAAGGCCCACCAGGGCCTGTATGAATACGACGCGGTGTCGCGGCTGCGCGACTCGCAGCTGGGCGATGAGCGCGTGCGCGTGATCGACAACTACATCGTGCGTGGCGTGCTGTGGCAGGCATTCACGGCCGATGAGCCCGTGGTGCTGCTGATCGACGAAATCGACAAGGCCGACATCGAATTCCCGAACGATCTGCTGCGTGAACTCGATCGCATGGAATTTTTTGTGTACGAGACGCAGCAGATGGTGCGCGCGGTGCATCGCCCGCTGGTGATCATCACGTCCAACAATGAAAAGGACCTGCCCGACGCTTTCCTGCGCCGCTGCTTCTTTCACTACATCCGCTTCCCCGACGAGGCCACCATGCAGGCCATTGTCGACGTGCACTTCCCGGGTCTGAAAAAGTCGCTGCTCGAAGCCGCCCTGGCCACCTTCTACCAACTGCGCGACGTGCCCGGGCTGAAGAAAAAGCCGTCCACGTCCGAACTGCTGGACTGGCTGAAACTGCTGCTGGCCGAAGACATTCCGCCCGAAGCGCTGCGCAGCCAGGACCGTGACGCGATCGTGCCGCCGCTGCATGGCGCGCTGCTGAAAAACGAGCAGGACGTGCACCTGTTCGAACGGCTGGTCGCGATGGCGCGATCGGGCCGGCGCGGCTGA
- a CDS encoding c-type cytochrome produces MPVVLAMAACAMAGPAAAQAPAAPVTGNADAARQKVSMCIGCHGIKGYRASFPEVYSVPMIAGQNAKYIEAALKEYASGARTHPSMVGIAKSLSDQDIADVAAYYANLK; encoded by the coding sequence ATGCCTGTCGTGCTGGCCATGGCCGCCTGTGCGATGGCGGGTCCGGCTGCGGCGCAGGCGCCCGCCGCGCCCGTGACCGGCAATGCCGACGCCGCCCGCCAGAAGGTGTCGATGTGCATCGGCTGCCACGGCATCAAGGGTTATCGCGCCAGCTTTCCCGAGGTCTACAGCGTTCCGATGATTGCCGGGCAGAACGCCAAGTACATCGAAGCCGCCCTGAAGGAATACGCGTCGGGCGCGCGCACGCATCCGTCGATGGTGGGTATTGCCAAGAGCCTGTCCGATCAGGACATCGCCGACGTGGCGGCTTATTACGCGAACCTGAAATGA
- a CDS encoding c-type cytochrome, whose product MKSLSLGAAGAALAILSTGAQAAGSVAAGKAVFERVNCASCHGADAKTSIDPSYPQLAGQHPDYLKHALKAYQRGQSNAAPSANVRKNAIMGAFAVQLSDKDIEDVAAYLASLPGNLAVRK is encoded by the coding sequence ATCAAGTCGCTGTCGCTGGGCGCCGCGGGCGCCGCATTGGCCATCCTGTCGACTGGCGCGCAGGCTGCGGGCAGCGTGGCGGCCGGCAAGGCCGTGTTCGAACGCGTGAACTGTGCGTCCTGCCATGGCGCCGACGCCAAGACGTCGATCGACCCCAGCTATCCGCAACTGGCCGGTCAGCATCCGGACTACCTCAAGCATGCCTTGAAGGCCTACCAGCGCGGCCAGAGCAATGCGGCGCCCAGCGCCAACGTGCGCAAGAACGCCATCATGGGCGCCTTTGCCGTTCAGCTTTCCGACAAGGACATTGAAGACGTGGCCGCTTACCTGGCCAGCCTGCCGGGCAACCTGGCGGTGCGCAAGTAA
- a CDS encoding alpha/beta hydrolase: MLSTIQRFLLLACGSLLALQVHAAPADDAPYTVPRSMVETVTTKSAQQYKIMVSWPEGKAPASGWPVMYLLDGSHYFAMATDMLRNQVCAYPCPLEAGVVVAIGYPDRSRREYDFTPKAPPGPPEMRLDGTPYPVVEYGGADPFLDFIESDLKPRIESRFRIDRTRQTLFGHSYGGLFVLHTLYTRPQAFSTYVASSPSIWWNNRFIEKEEQAFTRKVNATALPRETRLLIGVGEGEQTLLQRELRGSATETGNLEWRRGRRRMVDSTRELAERLEELSSRNLVAMHRTFDNESHVSVPSVALSTAVSMAFGIRPTDPK, translated from the coding sequence ATGCTTTCGACGATCCAACGTTTCCTGCTGCTGGCCTGCGGCTCGCTGCTGGCGCTGCAGGTGCACGCCGCGCCCGCCGACGACGCGCCCTATACCGTGCCTCGTTCGATGGTCGAAACGGTCACGACCAAATCCGCGCAACAGTACAAGATCATGGTGTCCTGGCCGGAAGGCAAGGCGCCGGCATCGGGCTGGCCCGTGATGTACCTGCTGGACGGCAGCCATTACTTTGCGATGGCGACCGATATGCTGCGCAACCAAGTGTGTGCCTACCCCTGTCCGCTTGAGGCGGGCGTGGTGGTGGCCATCGGCTATCCGGACCGAAGCCGTCGTGAATACGATTTCACGCCCAAGGCCCCGCCGGGCCCGCCCGAAATGCGGCTGGACGGCACGCCCTACCCGGTCGTGGAATACGGCGGCGCCGACCCTTTCCTGGACTTTATTGAATCGGACCTGAAGCCGCGGATCGAAAGCCGTTTCCGGATCGACCGTACCCGGCAGACGCTGTTCGGGCATTCGTACGGCGGCCTGTTCGTGCTGCATACCCTGTACACGCGGCCCCAGGCGTTCTCGACCTATGTGGCGTCCAGCCCGTCGATCTGGTGGAACAACCGGTTCATTGAAAAAGAAGAACAGGCCTTTACCCGCAAGGTGAACGCGACCGCCCTGCCCCGGGAAACGCGCCTGCTGATCGGCGTCGGGGAAGGCGAGCAGACCCTGTTGCAACGCGAATTGCGCGGGTCGGCTACGGAAACCGGCAACCTGGAATGGCGCCGTGGCCGCCGTCGTATGGTCGACAGCACCCGGGAACTGGCCGAACGGCTGGAAGAGCTGTCGTCGCGCAACCTGGTGGCCATGCACCGCACGTTCGACAATGAAAGCCATGTGTCCGTGCCGTCGGTGGCGCTGTCAACGGCAGTGTCGATGGCGTTCGGGATCCGGCCGACCGATCCCAAGTAA
- a CDS encoding DUF1841 family protein, protein MFNPSRDQVRQFFVDAWRKQRANEILTPLEAQALDWILEHPEYHGDLENVEALTADYSVDAGRTNPFLHLSMHLAIAEQLSIDHPPGIRAAYQSLAQRTDAHQAAHEVMECLGQVVWESQRLGTPLDTEAYIDLIKQRASR, encoded by the coding sequence ATGTTCAATCCCTCTCGCGATCAGGTTCGGCAGTTTTTCGTGGATGCGTGGCGCAAGCAACGCGCCAATGAAATCCTCACGCCGCTAGAAGCCCAGGCGCTCGACTGGATCCTCGAGCACCCCGAATATCACGGGGACCTCGAAAACGTCGAGGCGCTGACCGCCGACTACAGCGTCGACGCCGGCCGCACCAATCCTTTCCTGCACCTGTCGATGCATCTGGCGATTGCCGAGCAGCTGTCGATCGACCATCCCCCCGGTATTCGTGCGGCCTACCAGTCGCTGGCGCAGCGCACCGATGCCCACCAGGCGGCCCATGAAGTCATGGAATGCCTGGGCCAGGTGGTGTGGGAGTCCCAGCGGCTGGGCACGCCGCTCGATACCGAAGCCTATATCGATCTCATCAAGCAACGCGCCAGCCGCTGA